Sequence from the Bacteroidota bacterium genome:
TATGTTTTTTATTTTTACCACATGTTATTAACGTGTGGCTGTTGAGGAAATGGTTTTTTCACAGGCTGACGTTATCTGCAACCCTAACGCGACATTGCTAATATTGAACAGACAAAATGAGACCATTAATTTTTGATATGCTATTTAATGACGACAGAAAGTTCGTTATGGAAATCTCAAGAGTAACTGTAAATTCAGAACCAAAGTGGGCTGTGATTACAAGACGAAATGTTCCAGACTATCCTGTGTTTCGGGTTGACAATTTTGACACAAGAGAAGATGCGTTGAAATATTATTGTGAAATTGTTCCTCAAACCCCATTGGTAAGTTTAGGTGAAAAATCACCTGACCCACCAATCAGTTTAGACCAATATAAAGAGTGGCTCAAATCAAAATCCTTGAAGGACGATTACCTTGGATAATGAAAAAACTGTACTTAGATATTGACGGAGTTTTATTGACTTCAAAACAAACGAAACCAGCAGGAAATGTTGTTCAGTTCATAAATTTCGTGACAAGTAATTTTGATTGTTATTGGTTGACAACACACTGCAAGGGAAGTAAAAAAACGGCACTTAATTATTTGGAAAAACATTTTGACGATAAGACTCTATATAAAATGGAAACAATCAAACCGACAAATTGGACTGCATTGAAAACAGAAGGAATTGATTTTACATCTGACTTTTTTTGGCTTGAAGATTTTCCTTTCCAATCAGAAATAAATATTTTAGAAAATAAGAAACTGAAAGAAAGACTAATAACGGTTGACCTTAATAGACCAGATGAGTTATTAAGAATTATCGCATTTTTGGAAAAATCAATTTCATCTTCAGCAGAATGACAAAAATAGAAGCATATCAAAAGCTTTTTTGCAAATTCCAAACGATTGTGCTTAGGCCAGACAGAAGGGCAGCAGATAACAGCACCTACAAGAAATTGGCGGTTCAGTGGTTACATGAAGCTTCGTGCTTCGCATCAAATTCAGTGGTGGCAGACAGTTTTCGTCTCCGAAATCGCCAACTTCTTGTAGCTGCCAAACGTTAGCGGTCATTCCCCATTTTTCGAAACGAAAATAATTTCTCGTGCTAACGTGTTTACCATACGGAAGCAATATTCACTTTACATTTGACCTGACTCATTGTAAAACCCTTTTAGCAATTGGTGCCTCATAAGCCCGTGCGTCATTCTGGTTGGAATGTAAAAAGTCCCGATGCATAGTCGGGACTTAGTGATAATTTCAGTGGTGGAGCTTTCGCTACCCCGTTCAGAATAATTTCAAGTCAAAAGTACATTCTCTTTGAGTCATTTTAAAATAATTCATTTAAAAAATTTTAAGATGAAAAAACAAAAAATGGAAATGGACATTATCAATCAGCATTGTGCAGGTATTGATATTGGCAGCAAGTCGCACTTTGTTGCCATCGGGCAGGAACTCACCGATGTAAAAGAGTTTGGAGTGTATGCTGATGATTTAACTGCTATCTGTATGCATTTAAAGCAGCATGGAATTACTTCGGTAGCTATGGAATCAACAGGCAACTATTGGCAGAATTTGTTTGTTGAACTTATCAAGCACGGCATGGATGTTACGCTGTGTAATGGAAAATTCACAAAAAATATTAAAGGAAAAAAGACGGATGTCAAAGATGCACGATGGATTCAGAAGCTGCATTCGATCGGACTGCTTACAGGAAGTTTTTTGCCCGATGATGTTACCCAAACTCTTCGCACCTACTGCCGTCAAAGAGCCAATTGGATTGAGTTGAGTGCCCAAGCATCACACAAAATGCAGAAGTATTTAAAGTTGCTCAACTTTCGTTTAGATGTGGTAGTACGTGATATTTGCGGACTCACCGGCCTTGCCATCATAGCCGACATTTGCAAAGGAAATCTCGACCCCGAAAAACTATCAGAACTCCGACATGGCAATTGCAAAAAATCTAAAGAGGAAATTGCAAAGGCTTTAAAAGGAAACAATCGTACTGATTATCTTTTTGGACTGAAGCAAGAATATGAAAGCTATTTGTTCTTTCAGAAAAAAACCGATGCCTGTGATGTGGAGATAACTAAATTTTTAAAAGTACAAATCAACACGCACCCTGAAATGAAGAAATTAAAAACAGATAACAAGCCTCATAAACGCATCAACAAAAATTCAATAAAGGGAATTGATTTAAACCAGGCATCGTATCAATATTTTGGCGGTGTTGACCTGATGAAAATTGAAGGTATTAATCATTCAACCATTATGAGCATCATGAGTGAAGTTGGCCCGGGCGGGTTTGAAATGTTTCCTACGGCAAAACATTTTACTTCATGGCTGCGCCTTGCTCCAAACAACAAAATAAGTGGTGGCAAATTATTAAGTTCAAAAACTCCTAAAGGAAGTAACAGGTTGAAAATTGCTTTTCGTAATGCAGCCAATGCAATTGGCAATTTGAAAGACACCCACCTGTCTGATTTTTTCAAAAGAGTAGCATACAAAAAAGGACGGACAGTTGCTGTAAGCGCCACTGCAAGAAAACTTGCAGTAATTATCTGGACCATAATTACAAAAAAGGTAAGCTATAAACCACCAACGGAATACTTATTCTTAGATCAGAAAAGAAAACTAAAACTTGTAGAACGTATAAAGAAACAAATCACTAAGTTTGACCTCAAACCTGATGACGTTGGCTTTGTAATTGACTAATTTTCAGAGTAAAATAAAACGTTAGTCAGAATTTTGCACTGTCAAAATAAATCTAGCTCAGTAATAAATTTTAAAATGAAAAAAATAATCCGATTAACAGTTCTGACAATCTTTACATGTGCATCTTTGTTTTTAACAAACAACAAAGCGTTTGGGCAAACAGACTCAACTCAATTCAAACCATTCAATGTAGCCGTTTCAAAATTTATAGTAAATGACTATAGTGACTGGAGACGCATTTACAATGAAGATTCAACAATCAGGAAAAGTAATGGAATGAATGCTATTGCAGTTGCAAATTCTATTTTCAATTCAAATACTGTTATCACAGCTTACGTGATTAATGATGTAGAAAAAGTAAAAGCATATGTTGGTAGTAACGAATTTCAAGAAAAGGCAAAAAAAGCAGGCGTTACAAACCATCAAACATTTGACTTTATTCAGGTAATTCGTTTTAACCCACCAAAATCTCATTTAGACTTTTTAGAATATGCCATCAAAGTTAAAGACTTTGACCAATGGCTAAAGGCTTATGATACTGAAGTTGCCTCACAAAGATTAGAATATGGACTTATAGATGAAGTTATAGCCCGTGGAATTGACGATATAAATTTTGTACATCTTGTCTTCTTAATTTCAGACATAGAAAAAGCTAAAAAAATGATGAATTCTAAAAAAATAAAAAAGCGTATGCTTGAACAAGGGGTAACAGTAATGCCAACTTTTGAATATTACACAAGGTGAAATAACTTTTATGGACATATCAAGTTTAAATAAAATTAATATTACCATTTGACAAAAAAGAAAAACGACCGCATAACATTTAGCCGTATAGACGAAAGCCCCCGGGCGAGTCGAATACGAGGGGCTTTTGTCTATTAGGCCTGCCCCGTATTCTCTAACGGGGTGTTCAGCGACACCGGCATGGGGTGTCGTCATAATTGAGTGGCTTTGCTGGGGGGGTGTGCTAAATTGCTTAGGTGTAATAGTAAAGCAATTTTACTTTTTTGGGTGTTTAACTATGTGTGTATACGATTCACTGAGATTTTAATACAATCTTTTTAGACCCCTACTCTACTCTAGAAAACGAGCGGAAAAAAATCTACCAGATGTCTATTGGCTTGTGCTATGTGATGCATGCAAAATATTTTTTTTACAAAAATACTACACGCGCGTTGTTTTGTTTTTTAGTTTTACCACATGTTATTAACCTGCAGCAGTTGAAGGAGGTGGTTTTTTCACAGTCTGACGTTATAGGCAATTGTAAACGACACTACATCGACAAAACATTTATTTTAAACACCATACCCGAATATTTAACAAAAATGTTTTAATTTATAATCAAAACAAATTTAATACCAACATGGCCTCAGGTTTTTTTGCAATTTTAGACGACATCGCTGCATTGATGGATGACGTTGCCATTAACGCCAAGCTTGCTACAAAAAAAACAGCCGGAATACTTGGTGATGATTTGGCTGTTAATGCCGAAAAATCAACAGGCTTTGTATCATCCAGAGAAATTCCTGTTCTATGGGCTATTACAAAAGGTTCATTTATTAACAAGTTAATTATTGTGCCTGTAACTTTATTATTAAATATATTTTTACCGGCTGCCATCATAGTAATACTTATAATAGGAGGTTTTTACCTCGCATTTGAAGGTGTAGAAAAAATTGCAGAATACTTCTTTCATAAAAATCAACCTGCAAAGCAAACTGAAGCAGGAGAAATTAAACAAGATGCTGAATTGGAAAAAGTAAAAATAAAATCAGCTATAACCACCGATTTTATACTCTCTGTTGAAATAGTAATTATTGCTTTAAGTACAGTTTTAAATAAAGACCTAACTGTACAAATCTTAACCATATCAGTTGTTTCCATAATAGCTACTGTAGGTGTTTATGGCATTGTAATGCTGGTTGTTCGTATGGACGATTTTGGATTTATGCTGATTGCGAAATCTGATAAAAAAGGAATTTTAAACGAACTTGGTCAGTTATTGGTTAATGCCTTACCAATTGTTATCAGAATATTTTCGGTGGTAGGAACGATAGCATTATTACTTGTGTCTGGTGGTATATTTACGCACAACATTGAGTATTTGCACCATATTTTACCTAAGTGGCCAACCATTATAAAAGAATTTATTTTTGGCATACTA
This genomic interval carries:
- a CDS encoding IS110 family transposase, yielding MKKQKMEMDIINQHCAGIDIGSKSHFVAIGQELTDVKEFGVYADDLTAICMHLKQHGITSVAMESTGNYWQNLFVELIKHGMDVTLCNGKFTKNIKGKKTDVKDARWIQKLHSIGLLTGSFLPDDVTQTLRTYCRQRANWIELSAQASHKMQKYLKLLNFRLDVVVRDICGLTGLAIIADICKGNLDPEKLSELRHGNCKKSKEEIAKALKGNNRTDYLFGLKQEYESYLFFQKKTDACDVEITKFLKVQINTHPEMKKLKTDNKPHKRINKNSIKGIDLNQASYQYFGGVDLMKIEGINHSTIMSIMSEVGPGGFEMFPTAKHFTSWLRLAPNNKISGGKLLSSKTPKGSNRLKIAFRNAANAIGNLKDTHLSDFFKRVAYKKGRTVAVSATARKLAVIIWTIITKKVSYKPPTEYLFLDQKRKLKLVERIKKQITKFDLKPDDVGFVID
- a CDS encoding DUF808 domain-containing protein; this translates as MASGFFAILDDIAALMDDVAINAKLATKKTAGILGDDLAVNAEKSTGFVSSREIPVLWAITKGSFINKLIIVPVTLLLNIFLPAAIIVILIIGGFYLAFEGVEKIAEYFFHKNQPAKQTEAGEIKQDAELEKVKIKSAITTDFILSVEIVIIALSTVLNKDLTVQILTISVVSIIATVGVYGIVMLVVRMDDFGFMLIAKSDKKGILNELGQLLVNALPIVIRIFSVVGTIALLLVSGGIFTHNIEYLHHILPKWPTIIKEFIFGILGGIIALVLIAIFKIFFRYFKKLI